The Methanohalophilus portucalensis genome window below encodes:
- the rbr gene encoding rubrerythrin, with translation MKKTVENLSKAFVGESQARNRYTIYSKVAKKEGFEQIADLFLLTAENEREHAKWSFRLINELKEESGESFDDIAIQADVPNDYGTTAENLKAAINGEDYETTTMYPEFAQVAEDENLPEIAARLRAIGKAEMHHKERFEKLLREVENETVFKKEKEVEWVCRKCGYVHKGPEPPEECPSCDHPYNYFERKCEEY, from the coding sequence ATGAAAAAGACTGTAGAAAACCTGTCAAAAGCGTTTGTCGGCGAAAGCCAGGCCAGAAACCGATATACAATTTATTCCAAGGTTGCTAAAAAGGAAGGTTTCGAGCAAATTGCCGATCTTTTCCTCCTCACAGCCGAAAACGAAAGAGAGCATGCAAAATGGAGTTTCCGTCTGATCAATGAGTTGAAAGAAGAAAGCGGGGAATCCTTCGATGACATTGCAATTCAGGCTGACGTTCCGAACGACTACGGCACAACCGCCGAGAACCTAAAAGCCGCGATCAACGGTGAGGATTACGAGACCACCACCATGTATCCCGAATTCGCACAGGTGGCTGAAGACGAGAACCTGCCTGAGATCGCAGCAAGACTCAGAGCCATCGGCAAAGCTGAAATGCATCACAAAGAACGCTTTGAAAAACTTCTCCGGGAAGTGGAAAATGAGACCGTTTTCAAAAAGGAAAAAGAGGTTGAATGGGTCTGCCGCAAATGTGGCTATGTGCACAAAGGACCCGAACCTCCCGAAGAATGTCCTTCATGTGATCATCCGTACAACTATTTCGAGAGAAAGTGCGAAGAGTATTGA